The following proteins are co-located in the Methanobacterium formicicum DSM 3637 genome:
- a CDS encoding substrate-binding domain-containing protein — translation MERNTKIALLVVIIIAIVAIAGLVFSGFGQKQTLKIATTTSLEDTGLLPVLEAAFEKQNPNIDVQFIAAGTGQALEYGKKGDVDLVMVHSKTQEEQFIKDGYGTQRYVFAYNYFYIVGPASDPAQINGTNATEAFSKISAAGAANPDQVKFVSRGDNSGTNTREIQLWNKSGANYNTTVQGQSWYIESGKGMGDTLNIANEKSAYTLSDSGTYLAYKGNITLVPYVTQGKDLLNVYSMIPVNPEKFSNVNYNASMKWVDFVLSTEGQTIVGNYGKEKYGQQLFIPLAGQPEPTK, via the coding sequence ATGGAGCGAAATACAAAAATAGCATTGCTAGTAGTTATAATTATTGCAATTGTAGCAATAGCAGGCCTTGTTTTCAGCGGATTTGGTCAGAAGCAAACTCTTAAGATTGCTACCACCACCAGCTTAGAAGACACTGGTCTGTTACCTGTTTTAGAAGCAGCTTTTGAAAAACAAAATCCCAATATTGATGTGCAGTTTATTGCAGCCGGTACTGGGCAGGCCCTGGAATACGGGAAAAAAGGTGATGTGGATCTGGTAATGGTTCACTCCAAAACCCAAGAAGAACAATTCATAAAAGATGGTTATGGTACCCAGCGCTATGTATTTGCCTACAATTACTTCTATATTGTAGGACCCGCAAGTGACCCTGCCCAGATTAATGGAACCAACGCTACCGAAGCATTTTCCAAGATCAGCGCTGCTGGTGCAGCAAATCCAGACCAAGTTAAATTTGTGTCCCGGGGAGATAATTCCGGCACTAATACCAGGGAAATACAACTCTGGAACAAGAGCGGAGCCAACTACAACACCACTGTCCAGGGACAAAGCTGGTACATAGAATCAGGTAAAGGAATGGGAGACACCCTAAATATAGCCAATGAAAAATCAGCCTACACCTTATCCGATTCAGGCACATACCTGGCATACAAAGGCAACATAACTCTGGTACCATATGTTACACAGGGTAAAGACCTTCTTAACGTCTATTCCATGATCCCAGTAAACCCCGAGAAGTTCTCCAATGTGAACTACAACGCATCAATGAAATGGGTAGACTTTGTGCTTTCAACGGAAGGTCAGACCATCGTTGGGAACTACGGTAAAGAAAAGTACGGCCAACAGTTATTCATACCACTGGCAGGACAACCCGAACCAACGAAATAG
- a CDS encoding DUF2769 domain-containing protein, translated as MDQFELALEKMSQMPEEQFNQLIDMEKKKICICQTCPTYNQCMTENNEALFCILGKSNCEVDQVECICSQCPAHSNFEMKHELYCTEGSEKEQRLK; from the coding sequence ATGGACCAGTTTGAATTAGCCCTGGAAAAAATGTCTCAAATGCCAGAAGAGCAGTTTAACCAATTAATTGACATGGAAAAGAAAAAGATTTGCATATGCCAAACCTGTCCAACATATAACCAGTGTATGACTGAAAATAATGAAGCATTATTTTGTATTTTAGGTAAAAGTAACTGTGAAGTTGATCAGGTAGAATGTATTTGTTCCCAGTGTCCTGCCCACAGTAATTTTGAAATGAAACATGAATTGTACTGCACTGAAGGTTCTGAAAAAGAACAACGTTTGAAATGA
- the glnA gene encoding type I glutamate--ammonia ligase produces the protein MQDKIGKVIENIEKCGTKFVRLQFVDIHGTPKNMAIPLVKPDDIEDIIKDGLLFDGSSVEGFVDINNSDLVIKPDPDTFSALPWRPEEKGVCRFICDIYWPDGTPFEGDPRYILKKTLEKAEKMGYEYNVGPEPEFFIVDMDEEGIVYPHDEGVYFDVEPVDQGTDMRRELVLGLEELNFEVEVSHHEVGPGQHEIDFKFDNALKTADAVITFKQAIKAIADKLGSMVTFMPKPFFGVNGSGMHCHQSLFKDGKNVFFDADSETQLSDEALYFTGGLLKHSKALSAIVAPSVNSYKRLVPGYEAPVYIAYGLQNRSTLVRIPASRGNGTRVEFRCPDPSCNPYLAFAAMLEAGMDGMANQIHPGEPTEIDVFELSPEELKPLGIDTLPSSLWEAYHALAKDEVVKSSLGDHVYSQFMDLKRKEWDDYRIQVFQYELDKYLQI, from the coding sequence TTGCAAGACAAGATTGGAAAAGTTATTGAAAATATCGAAAAATGCGGTACTAAATTTGTTAGGCTGCAGTTTGTGGACATACACGGGACTCCCAAGAACATGGCGATTCCCCTAGTGAAACCAGACGATATAGAAGACATTATCAAAGATGGACTGTTATTCGATGGTTCATCAGTAGAAGGATTCGTTGATATCAACAACAGTGACCTGGTAATAAAACCGGACCCAGACACCTTCTCCGCCCTCCCATGGAGGCCTGAAGAAAAAGGTGTTTGCAGATTCATATGTGATATCTACTGGCCTGATGGAACACCATTCGAAGGAGATCCAAGGTACATACTGAAAAAGACCCTGGAAAAAGCCGAAAAAATGGGTTATGAATACAACGTGGGTCCAGAACCAGAATTCTTCATAGTGGATATGGATGAAGAAGGAATTGTTTACCCCCACGATGAAGGTGTTTACTTCGATGTGGAACCAGTAGACCAGGGAACCGACATGAGAAGGGAACTGGTTTTGGGACTGGAAGAACTCAACTTCGAAGTGGAAGTAAGCCACCACGAAGTCGGACCAGGACAGCACGAAATCGATTTCAAATTCGACAACGCCCTCAAAACTGCAGATGCAGTAATAACCTTTAAACAGGCCATAAAAGCCATAGCCGACAAATTAGGCTCAATGGTTACTTTCATGCCTAAACCATTCTTCGGAGTGAACGGTAGCGGAATGCACTGCCACCAGAGCCTATTCAAAGATGGTAAAAACGTTTTCTTCGATGCTGACTCCGAAACTCAGCTTTCAGATGAAGCACTTTACTTCACTGGAGGTTTACTCAAACACTCCAAAGCACTGTCTGCCATTGTAGCTCCTTCAGTTAACTCTTACAAACGACTGGTTCCTGGATACGAAGCACCAGTGTACATTGCCTACGGACTCCAGAACAGATCCACTCTGGTCAGGATCCCTGCATCCCGTGGTAACGGTACTCGTGTGGAATTCAGATGCCCAGACCCATCCTGTAACCCCTACCTTGCCTTCGCAGCCATGTTAGAAGCTGGTATGGATGGTATGGCAAACCAGATCCACCCTGGAGAACCAACTGAAATAGATGTATTCGAACTAAGCCCAGAAGAACTGAAACCACTGGGTATTGACACCCTACCATCTAGCCTATGGGAAGCATACCATGCACTGGCCAAGGATGAAGTTGTTAAATCATCCCTGGGAGACCATGTGTACAGTCAGTTCATGGATCTGAAGAGAAAAGAATGGGACGACTACCGGATTCAGGTATTCCAGTACGAACTGGATAAATACCTGCAGATCTAA
- a CDS encoding 4Fe-4S binding protein, translated as MVVIIDKEKCGGITDCPGEGLCIKLCEQGAIKEVDNEPVLVPENCDDCDLCIQNCPNQAISKA; from the coding sequence ATGGTTGTAATTATTGACAAAGAAAAATGTGGTGGAATCACAGACTGCCCTGGAGAAGGATTATGTATTAAACTTTGCGAACAAGGCGCTATAAAAGAGGTTGACAATGAGCCAGTTCTAGTCCCAGAAAACTGTGATGACTGCGATTTATGCATTCAAAACTGCCCAAACCAAGCCATAAGCAAAGCGTGA
- a CDS encoding 4Fe-4S binding protein, giving the protein MVIIIDKEKCGGITDCPGEGLCIKLCEQGAIKEVDNEPVLVPENCDDCDLCIQNCPNQAISKAE; this is encoded by the coding sequence ATGGTTATAATTATTGACAAAGAAAAATGTGGTGGAATCACAGACTGCCCTGGAGAAGGATTATGTATTAAACTTTGCGAACAAGGCGCTATAAAAGAGGTTGACAATGAGCCAGTTCTAGTCCCAGAAAACTGTGATGACTGCGATTTATGCATTCAAAACTGCCCAAACCAAGCCATAAGCAAAGCTGAATAA
- a CDS encoding molybdopterin-binding protein — MKISARNGLKGKVEKVEEGPITANVKIKIEAPTEITAVITKESVKDLNIKVGDDVVAIIKATEVMVGKE, encoded by the coding sequence ATGAAAATAAGTGCCAGAAATGGGTTGAAAGGAAAAGTAGAAAAAGTAGAGGAAGGACCAATCACTGCTAATGTGAAAATAAAAATAGAGGCTCCTACTGAAATTACAGCAGTAATTACCAAAGAATCAGTGAAAGATCTAAACATAAAAGTTGGGGATGATGTGGTGGCAATTATTAAAGCCACTGAAGTTATGGTTGGTAAAGAATAA
- a CDS encoding methanogenesis marker 8 protein: protein MDEHVIEALGKTRVKIKDGKVVEVGEPKIEYCPIFDKYRGIKKLTAKDVRENIEFRINDFGFCTGERTLRMQDFLSFGVSETLNTAVEAGKIDAVVTVCEGCGTVILTEPELIQGIGGRVSGLVSTTPIGDVVKLLGVENILDPETAEINQIKGVKKAIKMGFKKIAVTLVSAADAKSIRELEEQNPNIEIYIFVAHVTQISEEDAESLFKYADVITGCASKCIREIGEDQAYFRAGESIPIYGVTEDGEKFLKMRIKKIGGLKDKKDPKIPKPLL from the coding sequence ATGGATGAACATGTGATTGAAGCCCTGGGTAAAACCAGAGTTAAAATTAAAGACGGAAAAGTAGTCGAGGTGGGGGAGCCAAAAATAGAATACTGCCCTATATTTGATAAATACAGGGGTATAAAAAAGCTCACTGCTAAAGATGTAAGGGAAAACATCGAATTTAGAATAAATGATTTTGGTTTTTGCACCGGTGAGAGAACCCTGAGAATGCAGGATTTCCTCTCTTTCGGGGTTTCAGAAACCCTTAATACTGCAGTTGAAGCAGGAAAAATCGATGCTGTGGTAACGGTATGTGAAGGATGCGGTACAGTAATATTAACTGAACCTGAACTCATTCAGGGTATTGGGGGTCGAGTATCTGGCCTGGTAAGCACAACTCCTATTGGAGATGTTGTCAAGCTTTTAGGTGTCGAAAATATACTGGATCCTGAAACAGCAGAGATTAACCAGATCAAAGGTGTTAAAAAAGCAATTAAAATGGGATTTAAGAAGATAGCAGTCACTCTGGTTTCTGCAGCAGATGCAAAGAGTATCCGGGAGCTTGAAGAACAGAATCCAAATATTGAAATATACATTTTCGTGGCCCATGTAACTCAGATTTCTGAAGAAGATGCCGAAAGTTTGTTTAAATATGCTGATGTGATAACTGGCTGTGCTTCTAAATGTATCCGGGAAATAGGTGAAGATCAAGCTTATTTCAGGGCAGGAGAATCTATACCAATATATGGAGTTACTGAAGATGGTGAGAAATTCCTTAAAATGAGAATTAAAAAGATCGGAGGATTAAAAGATAAGAAAGATCCAAAGATTCCCAAACCATTACTCTAG
- a CDS encoding DUF2097 domain-containing protein, whose product MKENKQICATCDEICHYIEEEVKPGDTVRLSLGRCYIPGKVVTNNEGIMQIEIESEMIKGLSTIDVGKMKDFLVELEHECPDGMCCTIEAKDD is encoded by the coding sequence ATGAAAGAAAACAAACAAATATGTGCTACTTGCGATGAAATTTGCCATTACATTGAAGAAGAGGTTAAACCTGGCGATACTGTTAGGTTATCACTGGGAAGATGTTATATCCCCGGGAAGGTAGTTACCAATAATGAAGGGATTATGCAGATCGAAATAGAAAGCGAAATGATCAAAGGATTGAGCACAATTGATGTTGGTAAAATGAAAGACTTCCTGGTGGAACTGGAACACGAATGCCCTGACGGTATGTGCTGTACCATAGAAGCAAAGGATGACTAA
- a CDS encoding ABC transporter permease — translation MNEIINAFFEAIHLLVTLDPEVMEITLRTLYISITSTVIAALIAVPVGGYIHFRRFRGKRTIINIIQTLYSMPTVLIGLLVFLLISNQGPLGNLHLLFTPGGMIMGQTLLVLPIITGFTILALSGVKDEIRDLSLSLGASEFQSIKTIMHEAKYALLGALILGFGRAISEVGVAMMIGGNIRGYTRVITTTMSLETSKGNVELSIALGIILLIIALLINLGLNYVQEK, via the coding sequence GTGAACGAGATAATAAACGCTTTCTTTGAGGCAATCCATCTACTGGTAACTTTAGATCCGGAAGTGATGGAAATTACCCTAAGAACACTCTATATCTCCATAACATCCACAGTCATCGCCGCTTTAATTGCAGTTCCTGTAGGGGGATACATACATTTTCGAAGGTTTCGAGGGAAAAGAACTATTATTAATATTATACAGACCCTTTACAGCATGCCCACTGTCCTGATAGGCCTACTGGTTTTCCTGTTAATATCCAATCAGGGACCATTAGGTAATTTACACCTACTTTTTACACCAGGAGGGATGATAATGGGCCAAACTTTACTTGTACTCCCAATTATAACTGGTTTCACCATCCTGGCATTAAGTGGTGTGAAGGATGAAATTAGAGATCTTTCATTATCCCTGGGGGCCAGTGAATTTCAGTCTATTAAGACCATTATGCACGAAGCTAAATACGCCTTATTAGGTGCACTTATCCTGGGATTTGGCCGGGCTATATCCGAAGTGGGAGTTGCAATGATGATCGGGGGAAATATCAGAGGTTACACCCGTGTTATAACCACCACCATGTCCTTAGAAACATCCAAAGGTAATGTAGAGCTCTCCATAGCCCTGGGGATCATTCTTCTGATTATTGCCCTGTTAATAAATCTGGGGTTAAACTACGTCCAGGAGAAATAA
- the fwdF gene encoding tungsten-dependent formylmethanofuran dehydrogenase subunit FwdF, with the protein MSSVEREGKETRSLTHKNEKCVGCGICSDVCPTTAIKMGPLLPIARGLVKMDYLTINKNDCCLCGLCASSCPFDALELDINGKNIKEMDNYPLWTHDASIDSETCIYCGRCSTACPTDAIFLQRSLPEVKELVRGETEVDQEKCIQCGICEEMCPAEAITMDRNDINSINPSIANSVDIDESKCIYCGICRRACPVDAIKIVCTTCMERDEIANAEIKGDIILDNDTCIKCGWCQEVCPVDAAEVTKPFEGEICVRDDFTCKGDSCHACADVCPCNAISIVEGKSVINPTFCVLCGACVKACPQQGIVLKRKNMNLENIKSKSWTNRLADLLEN; encoded by the coding sequence ATGAGCTCGGTGGAAAGAGAAGGGAAGGAAACTCGCTCCCTCACTCATAAAAATGAAAAATGTGTAGGATGTGGAATATGTTCAGATGTCTGCCCTACCACCGCGATTAAAATGGGACCATTGCTCCCCATAGCTCGTGGATTAGTTAAAATGGATTATTTGACTATCAACAAAAATGATTGCTGTCTATGCGGTCTATGCGCATCATCATGTCCTTTCGATGCATTAGAACTAGATATCAATGGGAAAAATATCAAAGAAATGGACAATTACCCATTATGGACTCATGATGCTTCCATTGACTCTGAAACATGCATCTACTGCGGACGCTGCAGTACTGCCTGTCCCACTGATGCCATATTCCTACAGCGATCCCTGCCAGAAGTGAAGGAACTGGTTCGTGGTGAAACAGAAGTTGATCAGGAAAAATGTATCCAGTGCGGAATATGTGAAGAAATGTGCCCTGCAGAGGCCATCACCATGGATCGAAACGATATCAACTCCATCAATCCATCCATTGCCAATTCAGTTGATATCGATGAATCGAAATGTATCTACTGTGGTATTTGCAGACGTGCCTGTCCTGTTGATGCCATTAAAATCGTTTGTACCACCTGCATGGAACGAGATGAAATTGCAAATGCAGAGATCAAAGGAGACATAATCCTGGACAATGACACTTGCATAAAATGTGGATGGTGCCAGGAAGTATGCCCAGTTGATGCTGCAGAAGTTACAAAACCATTTGAAGGCGAGATATGTGTTAGAGACGATTTCACTTGCAAAGGTGATTCTTGCCATGCATGCGCTGATGTCTGTCCCTGCAATGCCATCAGCATAGTGGAAGGCAAATCCGTTATTAATCCGACTTTCTGCGTCCTCTGCGGAGCCTGTGTTAAAGCATGCCCACAACAAGGTATAGTTCTTAAAAGGAAAAACATGAATTTGGAAAATATAAAATCTAAATCATGGACCAATAGATTGGCAGATCTTCTGGAAAATTAG
- a CDS encoding HesA/MoeB/ThiF family protein, whose protein sequence is MPDEQEAKSYWEMLDRQKGIISEAEQLNLLNSQITVIGCGGIGGATTEMLARIGVGKLRIVDKDVFDLSNINRQLMSSRESVGRSKTEITKKRLESINPTIEVEAFNQELNDKNVLKILNGSQIIIDALDNLLTRIIVSRCSEKLDIPFIHGAIHGTMGQVTVFNSSTPSYEELFKLPSQGKELSDETRSKVSNLSKEVPPVIGPVPNIVGCLQAFEAVKLITGKGSPIMAPRVLMFDLMKEEAFSVVRF, encoded by the coding sequence ATGCCTGATGAACAGGAAGCAAAAAGTTATTGGGAAATGTTAGACCGGCAAAAGGGAATTATCAGTGAAGCAGAACAGTTGAACCTTTTAAACTCCCAGATTACGGTCATTGGTTGTGGAGGCATAGGTGGAGCCACCACTGAAATGCTGGCCAGAATAGGAGTTGGAAAGCTTCGAATAGTTGATAAAGACGTTTTTGACTTATCAAATATAAATCGGCAGTTAATGAGCAGTCGGGAAAGCGTGGGAAGATCAAAAACAGAAATAACCAAAAAGAGACTGGAATCCATCAACCCCACCATAGAAGTTGAAGCATTTAACCAGGAGTTAAATGATAAAAACGTTTTAAAAATATTAAACGGAAGTCAAATCATCATTGACGCACTGGACAACCTTTTAACCCGCATTATTGTGAGCCGGTGCAGTGAAAAATTAGACATTCCATTCATCCATGGAGCAATACACGGCACCATGGGCCAGGTTACTGTTTTTAACAGTTCAACACCGTCTTACGAAGAATTATTTAAATTACCCTCCCAGGGCAAAGAATTAAGCGATGAAACACGCTCAAAGGTTTCAAACCTCAGTAAAGAAGTTCCACCAGTAATTGGGCCAGTGCCCAACATAGTGGGATGTCTCCAGGCTTTTGAAGCTGTTAAACTAATTACTGGTAAAGGAAGCCCTATTATGGCCCCTCGTGTGCTGATGTTTGATTTAATGAAAGAAGAAGCATTTTCAGTAGTTCGTTTTTAA
- a CDS encoding ABC transporter ATP-binding protein, giving the protein MNLLEIQNLSKEYDGKKVLEDINLYLKKGSTLGLIGPTGCGKTTLLRIIDLIETPSSGKIIFNGLEIPKNKKDQMDIRRKMGMVYQKPIVFKGTVYDNICYGLKIRGENKEEYQDKIKDLLESLGLEGYETRDASTLSGGETQRMALARALITAPELLLLDEPTANLDPQSTEKIEKFLEQLRETGKTTVIIATHNLIQGQHLSDEIAILNKKIFQIGEPEEVFRKPKNRFVAEFVGVKNVKKGISSKVEDNLTVINTGNIKVYATSTLEGDVYLSIRPEEITLSRSEVRTSALNEFNGEIKEIRDSGGILDLKIDVGEVFSIYMTQKSFADMELTIGSNVWLQFKASAVNIFEV; this is encoded by the coding sequence ATGAATCTACTGGAAATTCAAAATTTATCAAAAGAATACGACGGGAAAAAAGTCCTCGAAGATATTAACCTTTACTTAAAAAAAGGAAGTACTTTAGGACTTATAGGTCCTACAGGATGTGGTAAAACCACATTGTTACGTATTATTGACCTTATTGAAACTCCTTCTTCTGGAAAAATTATTTTCAATGGCCTGGAGATTCCTAAAAATAAGAAGGACCAAATGGATATTAGACGGAAGATGGGGATGGTCTATCAAAAACCCATCGTTTTTAAGGGAACTGTTTATGACAATATATGCTATGGATTGAAGATCAGAGGGGAGAACAAGGAAGAATATCAGGATAAAATTAAAGATCTTCTGGAATCACTCGGCCTGGAGGGCTATGAAACAAGGGACGCTTCCACTCTTTCAGGGGGTGAAACCCAAAGAATGGCCCTTGCACGGGCCCTGATCACTGCCCCTGAGCTTTTACTTTTAGATGAACCCACTGCCAACCTGGATCCACAGTCCACAGAGAAGATTGAGAAGTTCCTGGAACAACTACGTGAAACAGGGAAAACCACCGTGATTATAGCCACCCACAACCTGATTCAGGGCCAGCACCTTTCCGATGAAATCGCCATACTCAATAAGAAAATTTTCCAGATCGGTGAACCAGAAGAAGTTTTCAGGAAACCCAAAAATAGATTCGTGGCTGAATTTGTAGGTGTGAAGAATGTTAAGAAGGGAATCTCCAGTAAAGTAGAAGATAACCTCACTGTAATCAATACTGGAAACATCAAAGTTTATGCTACCTCCACCTTAGAGGGAGATGTTTATTTGAGTATACGGCCAGAAGAAATAACCCTTTCCAGATCAGAAGTTCGAACCAGTGCACTTAATGAATTTAATGGAGAAATTAAAGAGATCAGGGATTCTGGAGGAATTTTAGATCTTAAAATTGATGTAGGTGAAGTATTCTCAATCTACATGACTCAGAAATCATTTGCAGATATGGAATTGACAATAGGTTCAAATGTCTGGTTACAGTTCAAAGCTTCAGCAGTGAATATTTTTGAGGTTTAA
- the tsaA gene encoding tRNA (N6-threonylcarbamoyladenosine(37)-N6)-methyltransferase TrmO — protein sequence MGPVQYNPIGIIYSPFKELHGMPIQPVGARGVKGTIKLEKDYETGLKDLDGFSHILLIYHFHLCNGHSLEVKPFLDKVKRGIFATRAPKRPNPIGISVVRLEKIEGSTLQISNVDVVDGTPLLDIKPYIPHFDMVKGENIFIGWFKDKKHEVKDKKSDKRFVD from the coding sequence ATGGGACCCGTACAGTATAATCCAATTGGAATCATATATTCTCCCTTTAAAGAACTTCATGGGATGCCAATACAACCTGTTGGTGCCAGGGGAGTTAAAGGAACCATAAAACTTGAAAAAGACTATGAAACTGGTTTAAAAGATCTGGATGGATTTTCACACATCCTTCTCATCTACCATTTTCATCTATGCAATGGTCATTCCTTGGAGGTAAAACCATTCCTGGATAAAGTAAAAAGGGGAATATTTGCTACAAGAGCTCCTAAACGGCCAAATCCCATTGGAATTTCGGTAGTTCGTCTGGAAAAGATTGAAGGGTCCACTTTACAAATCAGTAATGTGGATGTGGTTGATGGAACTCCCCTTCTGGATATAAAGCCATATATCCCTCATTTTGATATGGTTAAAGGAGAAAATATATTCATAGGATGGTTCAAGGATAAAAAGCACGAAGTTAAGGATAAAAAGTCTGATAAGCGATTTGTAGATTAA
- a CDS encoding DUF2149 domain-containing protein yields MIKQKMHRRRKELLSSDEEIDPMIYAVNMVDCMLVLAVGFLIFTIMSMGLQSVVFSEMSPQEKSAVSQAIKEKVQLEMGQQINETIATGSGGPTGYENVGKVYKDPQTGKLILIQNT; encoded by the coding sequence ATGATAAAGCAGAAAATGCACAGACGCAGAAAGGAACTGCTTTCCAGTGATGAAGAGATCGACCCCATGATCTACGCAGTGAACATGGTGGACTGTATGCTGGTACTGGCAGTGGGATTTCTCATATTCACCATAATGTCCATGGGCCTGCAGAGTGTGGTGTTCAGTGAAATGTCCCCTCAGGAGAAATCAGCGGTTTCCCAGGCGATAAAAGAAAAAGTTCAACTGGAAATGGGTCAGCAAATCAATGAAACCATTGCCACTGGATCCGGGGGCCCCACAGGATATGAAAATGTAGGGAAGGTGTATAAAGATCCCCAAACCGGAAAGTTGATACTGATTCAGAACACTTGA
- a CDS encoding DUF128 domain-containing protein, whose amino-acid sequence MPQETDRKMMEILRILADRSEVLGAKTIAEELRKKGYDLGERAVRYHMRILDEKGFTERIGYAGRRITPEGIKELEKGLIYDQVDFIFAKFEDMMYQTTLNPTTGLGKVVVNSSTFQYDEEVMEIIKKSFNKGLAVSPHVKITEPSSEDDKNMMVMETICGTTIDGMILKAGIPVVPKFGGLVEVIDHVPKTFTELIAYKKTSMTPLEAFTDKEMTSVLKLADSGSGNIPANFRLIPATARDEAIKLFKNLQKIGVSGLLKIGKPGESILGIPVDKDMVGIAVIGGISPLCAAKEAGYDVDIKMAENTVEFSEMERVANPKNVMKKAGAEQGEKVKFLLSKAWNLIHQVDFDPESLKGQVIVNVSYLKDEDLEEGLKIFDKIMASRPEYCTSKYFQIIPGPDGKKGLATVCSLTIDGILTKNGIASTPQYGGILETEGKSPRFIELTAYNGSSLDPHEIYLSKGLTSVNKSLKKGGRILASLREIPYVARPETLDVLDETEEAGFSILKVGKPSELVYNAKVDRYHVGIVAPGGLNPIAAIKEAGISIEAKAVEMLMDISKMEEF is encoded by the coding sequence ATGCCACAGGAAACTGATCGTAAGATGATGGAGATCCTGAGGATCCTGGCAGACAGAAGCGAGGTCTTAGGGGCAAAAACCATAGCTGAAGAGCTCCGCAAAAAGGGATATGACCTTGGTGAAAGAGCAGTGCGATACCATATGCGCATCTTAGATGAAAAAGGATTCACTGAGAGAATAGGATATGCGGGAAGACGGATAACACCCGAAGGTATTAAAGAACTCGAAAAAGGTCTTATCTACGATCAGGTTGATTTCATTTTCGCTAAATTTGAAGATATGATGTACCAGACCACCCTGAATCCCACAACCGGGTTGGGAAAGGTGGTGGTAAACTCCTCAACCTTCCAGTACGATGAAGAAGTAATGGAAATAATCAAAAAGAGCTTTAATAAAGGGCTAGCAGTAAGTCCTCATGTAAAGATAACCGAGCCCTCCTCTGAGGATGATAAAAACATGATGGTGATGGAAACCATCTGCGGAACCACCATCGATGGAATGATACTTAAAGCAGGTATTCCAGTGGTTCCCAAGTTTGGAGGACTGGTAGAGGTAATAGATCACGTTCCCAAAACTTTTACCGAACTTATCGCTTATAAAAAGACTTCCATGACCCCACTGGAAGCCTTCACAGATAAGGAAATGACTTCAGTTTTAAAATTAGCAGATTCAGGTAGTGGAAATATTCCGGCCAATTTTAGATTGATACCAGCCACTGCTCGTGATGAAGCAATTAAACTTTTCAAAAACCTCCAGAAAATAGGGGTATCCGGGCTTTTGAAGATTGGTAAACCCGGTGAATCGATTTTGGGCATTCCAGTGGATAAAGACATGGTGGGTATCGCAGTAATTGGTGGTATTTCACCGTTATGTGCTGCTAAAGAAGCAGGGTATGATGTTGATATTAAAATGGCTGAAAACACCGTTGAATTCTCAGAAATGGAACGGGTAGCCAACCCCAAGAATGTGATGAAAAAAGCAGGTGCTGAGCAGGGCGAGAAGGTTAAATTCCTTCTTTCCAAGGCATGGAACCTCATACATCAAGTGGATTTTGACCCGGAAAGCCTTAAAGGACAAGTAATTGTGAATGTTTCCTACCTGAAGGATGAAGACCTGGAAGAAGGGCTCAAAATATTTGATAAAATCATGGCCTCCCGTCCAGAGTACTGTACCAGCAAATACTTCCAGATCATCCCGGGACCCGATGGGAAGAAAGGTCTGGCCACGGTTTGCAGTCTCACCATCGACGGCATACTGACCAAGAATGGTATAGCCTCCACACCACAGTACGGTGGTATCCTGGAAACTGAGGGAAAATCACCACGGTTCATTGAACTAACAGCCTACAATGGATCATCCCTGGATCCCCACGAAATATACCTATCAAAGGGATTAACCTCAGTTAATAAGTCTTTGAAAAAGGGTGGCAGAATTTTAGCCAGTTTAAGGGAAATTCCCTATGTTGCCCGGCCAGAAACCCTGGACGTGTTGGATGAAACAGAAGAAGCCGGTTTTTCCATCCTGAAAGTAGGTAAACCAAGTGAACTGGTCTACAACGCCAAGGTAGATCGTTACCATGTGGGAATAGTTGCACCCGGTGGTTTGAATCCCATAGCTGCCATAAAAGAAGCAGGGATATCTATAGAAGCCAAGGCAGTGGAGATGTTAATGGATATAAGCAAGATGGAAGAGTTTTAA